In Archangium violaceum, the following are encoded in one genomic region:
- a CDS encoding SDR family NAD(P)-dependent oxidoreductase encodes MDLELKGRAALVTGSSRGIGRAIATALAREGARVCLSARGAEGLEATAAELRASGAEVVTVAGDVTTAEGAAAAVDTAVRAFGGLDILVNNVGGSGGAGAFDAATASQWKDVLDRNLLAAVWCSQRALEVMKARGGGSIVHINSIYGREYGTSAPYTAAKAGLTALTKEMAIDLARHRIRVNGVAPGSILFPGGSWDRRRQANPEKVEKMVREELPWGRFGAPEEVADVVVFLCSERARWVTGATVPVDGGQGRAF; translated from the coding sequence ATGGACCTGGAACTCAAGGGAAGGGCGGCGCTCGTCACGGGGAGCAGCCGGGGCATTGGTCGGGCCATCGCCACGGCGCTGGCCCGGGAGGGTGCGCGGGTGTGTCTGAGCGCGCGGGGGGCGGAGGGACTGGAGGCCACGGCGGCGGAGCTGCGGGCCTCGGGCGCCGAGGTGGTCACCGTGGCGGGTGACGTGACCACGGCGGAGGGGGCGGCGGCGGCGGTGGACACGGCGGTGCGGGCCTTCGGGGGGCTGGACATCCTCGTCAACAACGTGGGCGGCAGTGGTGGCGCGGGCGCCTTCGACGCGGCCACCGCCTCTCAGTGGAAGGACGTGCTCGACCGCAACCTCCTGGCCGCCGTGTGGTGCAGCCAGCGCGCGCTGGAGGTCATGAAGGCGCGGGGTGGCGGCAGCATCGTGCACATCAACTCCATCTATGGACGCGAGTACGGCACCAGCGCGCCCTATACGGCGGCCAAGGCGGGGCTCACGGCGCTCACCAAGGAGATGGCCATCGACCTGGCGCGCCACCGCATCCGCGTCAACGGGGTGGCGCCGGGCTCCATCCTGTTCCCCGGGGGCAGCTGGGACCGGCGGCGGCAGGCGAACCCGGAGAAGGTGGAGAAGATGGTGCGCGAGGAGCTGCCCTGGGGCCGTTTCGGCGCGCCCGAGGAGGTGGCCGACGTGGTCGTCTTCCTCTGCTCGGAGCGGGCGCGCTGGGTGACGGGGGC
- a CDS encoding MlaD family protein — MSLFSGTSQERRLSLRVGVFVALALALAGLVVFLIGQETRLFEREVTYRAYFENVEGLSDQSPVWLGGLEVGRVEGVSFPSKPGEKRLEVRLKLSQKYAQRVRADSVARLSSLGVLGDKAVDISIGSLDQPQVLEEGEIPSASGGDLSTLMKGAAQVTEDLVATSHKLREAVDAYADPQLAEDAAASVRSLRLLLEEVEKGDGALHALIYDKETGRQVRTLVSNASRVAIRVDKAVGHVEGLLDEVRNGDGTAHALIYGPEGAKAVQELGAAAGQLAGLMEDAKKNPDSAVHQLIYGNAGNMLADLGSAAADIKQITSMVARGEGSLGGILKDPTVYEDLRQMVGNVRRNKVLRALVRFAIDNNDNVQYVGRPLPPPKGNESPTGVGGSGPSPLQFPLPPPIPPNNGP; from the coding sequence ATGAGCCTCTTCAGTGGCACGTCCCAGGAGCGGCGCCTGTCGCTGCGGGTGGGGGTCTTCGTGGCGCTGGCGCTGGCGCTGGCGGGCCTCGTCGTCTTCCTCATCGGACAGGAGACGCGCCTCTTCGAGCGGGAGGTAACGTACCGCGCCTACTTCGAGAACGTGGAGGGCCTGTCGGATCAATCCCCCGTGTGGCTGGGCGGCCTGGAGGTGGGCCGCGTGGAGGGGGTGAGCTTCCCGTCGAAGCCCGGAGAGAAGCGGCTGGAGGTGCGGCTGAAGCTGAGCCAGAAGTACGCGCAGCGGGTGCGGGCGGACTCGGTGGCGCGGCTGTCCAGCCTGGGCGTGCTGGGTGACAAGGCGGTGGACATCTCCATTGGCTCGCTGGACCAGCCCCAGGTGCTGGAGGAGGGAGAGATTCCGAGCGCATCGGGTGGGGACCTGTCCACGCTGATGAAGGGGGCGGCGCAGGTGACGGAGGACCTGGTGGCGACGAGCCACAAGTTGCGCGAGGCGGTGGATGCATACGCGGACCCGCAGCTGGCCGAGGACGCGGCGGCCAGTGTGCGCAGCCTGCGGCTGTTGCTCGAGGAGGTGGAGAAGGGCGACGGCGCGCTGCACGCGCTCATCTACGACAAGGAGACGGGCAGGCAGGTGCGCACGCTGGTGTCCAACGCCTCGCGCGTGGCGATACGGGTGGACAAGGCGGTGGGCCACGTGGAGGGGCTGCTCGACGAGGTGCGCAACGGGGATGGGACCGCGCACGCGCTCATCTACGGCCCGGAGGGCGCCAAGGCGGTGCAGGAGCTGGGGGCGGCGGCGGGGCAGCTGGCCGGGTTGATGGAGGACGCGAAGAAGAACCCGGACAGCGCGGTGCACCAGCTGATCTACGGCAACGCGGGCAACATGCTGGCGGACCTGGGGAGCGCGGCGGCCGACATCAAGCAGATTACGTCCATGGTGGCGCGTGGCGAGGGCTCGCTGGGCGGCATCCTGAAGGACCCGACGGTGTACGAGGATTTGAGACAGATGGTGGGCAACGTGCGGCGCAACAAGGTGCTGCGCGCGCTGGTGCGGTTCGCCATCGACAACAACGACAACGTCCAGTACGTGGGCCGGCCGTTGCCGCCGCCGAAGGGAAACGAGTCTCCCACCGGAGTCGGAGGCTCGGGCCCCTCGCCTCTCCAGTTCCCCCTCCCGCCGCCCATACCCCCGAACAACGGTCCCTGA
- a CDS encoding ABC transporter ATP-binding protein, translating to MLFRHRTPRLEFRPPTRGEELIRFEHLRKSFGPKRVFDDLQLSVYAGETLTVIGGSGTGKSVLLKCLIGLLRPDAGRILFQGQEITGYREEDFIDVRRHVAMVFQGAALFDSLTVGENIAYPLREHFPSMSAEELRGRVAEKLKLVDLPGIEDMRPADLSGGMKKRVGLARAIATDPEVILWDEPTTGLDPVTTETINQMIRSMQKKLGCTSIVVTHDMMSAFSVSDRIAMLANRSIVQVGTPEEMRASTLPEVRAFLDARRQELEPGAEVAP from the coding sequence ATGCTCTTCCGCCACCGCACACCCCGTCTGGAGTTCCGTCCGCCCACGCGAGGCGAGGAGCTCATCCGCTTCGAGCACCTGCGCAAATCCTTCGGACCCAAGCGCGTCTTCGACGACCTGCAACTCTCCGTGTACGCGGGCGAGACCCTCACGGTGATCGGCGGCTCGGGCACGGGCAAGAGCGTGTTGCTCAAGTGCCTCATCGGGTTGCTGCGGCCGGATGCCGGACGCATCCTCTTCCAGGGGCAGGAGATCACCGGCTACCGGGAAGAGGACTTCATCGACGTGCGTCGGCATGTGGCCATGGTGTTCCAGGGCGCGGCGCTGTTCGACTCGCTCACGGTGGGGGAGAACATCGCCTATCCGCTGCGCGAGCACTTCCCGAGCATGTCCGCCGAGGAGCTGAGGGGGCGGGTGGCCGAGAAGCTGAAGCTGGTGGACCTGCCGGGCATCGAGGACATGCGGCCGGCGGATCTGTCCGGCGGCATGAAGAAGCGGGTGGGGCTGGCGAGGGCCATCGCCACGGACCCGGAGGTCATCCTCTGGGACGAGCCCACCACGGGGTTGGACCCCGTCACCACCGAGACCATCAACCAGATGATTCGTTCCATGCAGAAGAAGCTCGGGTGCACGTCCATCGTGGTGACCCACGACATGATGAGTGCCTTCAGCGTGTCGGACCGCATCGCGATGCTGGCCAACCGGAGCATCGTCCAGGTGGGCACGCCGGAGGAGATGCGCGCTTCCACGCTGCCCGAGGTGAGGGCCTTCCTGGACGCGCGGCGTCAGGAATTGGAGCCCGGGGCGGAGGTGGCGCCATGA
- a CDS encoding MlaE family ABC transporter permease, whose product MVMTGKVFTRAFSPPFSFSALVYQVEALGVRSLPIALLTSTFAGLVIALQFGFFLARFGVQYTVGRVVVLTLFRELSPVLIALTVGARVGSGIAAELGSMTVTEQVDAIRALGADPLRKLVVPRVLACFILMPALTVLADVIGMVAGALVVNAQYDISFHLFFQGALEVVLMGDFLSGVFKGFVFGGIVGVVGCFKGLTVEGGTEGVGRATTQTVAITSVSVCLADFFITKLTLYL is encoded by the coding sequence ATGGTGATGACGGGCAAGGTGTTCACGCGCGCCTTCAGCCCGCCATTCTCCTTCTCGGCGCTCGTCTACCAGGTGGAGGCGCTGGGGGTGCGCTCGCTGCCCATCGCCCTGCTGACGTCCACCTTCGCCGGGCTCGTCATCGCCCTGCAGTTCGGCTTCTTCCTGGCGCGCTTCGGCGTGCAGTACACGGTGGGCCGGGTGGTGGTGCTCACCCTCTTCCGCGAGCTGTCCCCGGTGCTCATCGCCCTCACCGTGGGGGCGCGCGTGGGCTCGGGCATCGCCGCGGAGCTGGGCTCCATGACGGTGACGGAGCAGGTGGACGCCATCCGCGCCCTGGGGGCGGACCCCTTGCGCAAGCTGGTGGTGCCCCGGGTGCTCGCCTGCTTCATCCTCATGCCCGCGCTCACCGTGCTGGCGGACGTCATCGGCATGGTGGCCGGCGCCCTGGTGGTCAATGCCCAGTACGACATCAGCTTCCACCTGTTCTTCCAGGGGGCGCTGGAGGTGGTGCTCATGGGCGACTTCCTCTCCGGCGTCTTCAAGGGCTTCGTCTTCGGAGGCATCGTCGGCGTGGTGGGTTGCTTCAAGGGGCTCACCGTGGAGGGCGGCACCGAGGGCGTGGGCCGCGCCACCACCCAGACGGTGGCCATCACCTCCGTCTCGGTGTGTCTGGCCGACTTCTTCATCACCAAGCTCACCCTCTACCTCTGA
- a CDS encoding carboxypeptidase-like regulatory domain-containing protein, translating into MRPVWLGACLAVLVVACSGQGAAVQVTGKVVLDGEADHSGVLVTLAGRSALTDKQGAWRVELLSGGSYVVQVSASGTLEGTLAVQVEVPDEGSASAPEVKLTPVGEVEGQATLGVTTGNAGITVMAPGSSAVAVTDDSGHYVLRGVPTGSRTLEAVAPGYARAPIQVQVGRAARASAAPVVLTRARSIQPLSATLLGASGHAGIVATLQGTELTATSAADGSFSFNGVPDGIYSLSLRGGAYEEVVPSVVFLQGTAYLSNGVGLVPMPPLKLALAKRLASATRVGLPQAWESWASQPLIQRTAAGGHFLFLSDTFYQLLSDSGSVRGVSFEGTLMAASSTGGPAFVMEPSVTSFAPTADGTHVLFTRGDGSLLSGDLATGESLPLAAGVYTPSPYIYGGSPTSQYGASPDGSKVAYLKEGVLFVVSSSGGASTALGSSNSNSYYSGRSEPAVFSADGNRLFYYASNAGLSLADLRNGSSQSLTASLSSYRVTPDRSIAVTLSGSKDTNTLFVSRLTAGGVTTSAVEASVSEFMMSPDGARVVYRTSAAPSLARLLTLPSTTPVPLNTTYSAYDLLQFSQDGRQFLLLDRDSAGTTYTLFNIDLTTPSTGKWPLWSGSSVPYSLQYSSNGAWVVFSLGSTYYSVGAKGTGLRSLATTSGSVYKTAIAPTNDRIFLLADVTAASRGLLSVPFGAGSAVTLASGVSDFGVLWDGSRIVYLNGQGALRAVAPVGGTDTLLAESVRSFSLSPDSAWVLYTDAGAVARAMNLGTGEVRVLSDRVSRAFWSTSGQVALVREGSLAPLSFQDGLYLINVP; encoded by the coding sequence ATGCGACCCGTCTGGTTGGGGGCGTGTCTCGCCGTACTGGTGGTGGCCTGCTCGGGGCAGGGCGCGGCCGTACAGGTCACTGGCAAGGTCGTGCTCGACGGTGAAGCGGACCATTCCGGGGTGCTCGTCACCCTCGCCGGGCGCTCCGCGCTCACGGACAAGCAGGGCGCCTGGCGGGTGGAGCTGCTGAGTGGCGGTTCCTATGTGGTCCAGGTGTCCGCCAGTGGGACGCTGGAGGGGACGCTGGCGGTGCAGGTGGAGGTGCCGGACGAGGGCTCCGCTTCCGCGCCGGAAGTGAAGCTCACCCCCGTGGGCGAGGTGGAGGGGCAGGCGACGCTGGGCGTCACCACGGGCAATGCCGGCATCACGGTGATGGCGCCGGGGAGCTCGGCCGTGGCCGTCACGGATGACTCCGGGCACTACGTGCTGCGCGGGGTGCCGACGGGCAGCCGCACGCTGGAGGCCGTGGCTCCAGGCTACGCCCGTGCCCCCATCCAGGTGCAGGTGGGCCGAGCCGCCCGGGCGAGTGCCGCGCCGGTGGTGCTCACCCGCGCGCGGTCCATCCAACCGCTCTCGGCCACGTTGCTGGGCGCGAGCGGCCATGCCGGCATCGTGGCGACGCTCCAGGGCACGGAGCTGACCGCCACCTCGGCGGCGGATGGTTCCTTCTCCTTCAACGGCGTGCCCGATGGCATCTACTCGCTGTCGCTGCGCGGCGGCGCCTACGAAGAGGTCGTCCCGAGCGTGGTGTTCCTCCAGGGAACGGCCTACCTCTCCAACGGCGTGGGCCTGGTACCGATGCCGCCCCTGAAGCTGGCCCTGGCGAAGCGGCTCGCCAGCGCCACCCGGGTGGGGTTGCCCCAGGCCTGGGAGAGCTGGGCGTCGCAGCCGCTCATCCAGCGCACGGCGGCTGGGGGCCACTTCCTCTTCCTCTCCGACACCTTCTACCAACTGCTCTCGGACAGCGGCAGCGTCCGGGGGGTGTCCTTCGAGGGCACCTTGATGGCGGCCTCCTCCACCGGGGGGCCCGCGTTCGTGATGGAGCCCTCGGTGACGTCCTTCGCGCCCACGGCCGATGGTACGCACGTCCTCTTCACGCGCGGCGACGGCTCGCTCTTGTCTGGCGATCTCGCCACGGGGGAGAGCCTGCCCCTGGCCGCTGGCGTGTACACCCCCAGTCCCTACATCTACGGCGGCAGCCCCACCAGTCAGTATGGGGCCAGCCCGGACGGCTCCAAGGTGGCGTACCTGAAGGAGGGCGTGCTGTTCGTCGTCAGCTCCTCGGGCGGTGCCAGCACCGCACTGGGTTCCTCCAACTCCAACTCCTACTACAGTGGACGCTCGGAGCCCGCTGTGTTCTCGGCGGATGGCAACCGCCTCTTCTACTACGCGTCGAACGCGGGCCTGTCGCTGGCGGACCTGAGGAATGGGAGCTCACAGTCCCTCACCGCCTCCCTGTCGTCGTACCGGGTGACGCCCGACCGGTCCATCGCCGTCACGCTCTCCGGTTCCAAGGACACCAACACCCTGTTCGTGTCCCGGCTCACCGCCGGCGGAGTGACGACCAGTGCCGTGGAAGCCTCCGTCTCCGAGTTCATGATGTCCCCGGATGGGGCCCGCGTCGTCTACAGGACGTCGGCCGCGCCATCGCTGGCCAGGTTGCTCACGCTGCCCTCGACGACCCCGGTCCCGCTCAACACCACCTATAGCGCCTATGATCTGCTGCAGTTCTCCCAGGATGGCCGGCAGTTCCTGCTGCTCGACCGGGATAGCGCGGGGACCACCTACACCCTGTTCAACATCGACCTGACGACCCCTTCGACCGGCAAGTGGCCGTTGTGGAGCGGCTCGAGCGTGCCCTACTCGCTCCAGTACTCGTCCAATGGTGCCTGGGTCGTCTTCTCCCTGGGGTCGACCTACTACTCCGTGGGGGCGAAGGGGACGGGGCTGCGCTCGCTGGCCACCACCAGCGGCTCCGTCTACAAGACCGCCATCGCCCCGACCAACGACCGCATCTTCCTCCTGGCCGATGTCACGGCCGCTTCCCGAGGCCTGCTCTCCGTGCCATTCGGCGCGGGCTCGGCGGTGACGCTGGCCAGCGGCGTGAGCGACTTCGGGGTGCTGTGGGACGGCAGCCGGATCGTCTACCTCAACGGACAGGGCGCGCTCCGCGCGGTGGCCCCCGTCGGCGGGACCGACACCCTGCTCGCCGAGAGCGTGCGCTCCTTCTCGCTCTCTCCGGACAGTGCGTGGGTCCTCTATACGGATGCGGGGGCGGTGGCGCGGGCGATGAATCTCGGCACCGGGGAGGTGCGAGTCCTGTCGGACCGGGTGTCGCGCGCCTTCTGGTCGACCTCCGGGCAGGTGGCACTCGTGCGCGAGGGCTCGCTCGCGCCCCTGTCCTTCCAGGACGGTCTGTACCTGATCAACGTCCCCTGA